The Victivallis sp. Marseille-Q1083 genome has a window encoding:
- a CDS encoding Gfo/Idh/MocA family protein, which produces MADLRIGVLGVGGRGCLAALAHHPGEGSRLVAGADISPKALATFREKYGEDVFTTDDYRQVLAREDVEAVFITTPDFWHEEMAIAALEAGKAVYLEKPMAITIEGCDRILETAYRTGSKLYLGHNMRHFPVINQMKDIVDSGLIGEVQAAWCRHFISYGGDAYFKDWHSEQRFSNGLLLQKGAHDIDVIHYVCSGYTNAVSGMGKLSVYDKCARRSPETPGNASWSDENWPPMSQVGLSPIIDVEDHNMILMQLDNGVQAAYMQCHYAPDAERNYTFIGTHGRVENIGDYGQCEVHVWTRRGPRATPDIIYKLKEVAGSHGGSDPDIVKTFVDFVRFGKKTKTSPIAARNAVAVGVRGHESMRGDGARKTIPPVAQYLIDYFENGQKK; this is translated from the coding sequence ATGGCTGATTTGAGAATTGGTGTGCTGGGTGTCGGCGGCCGTGGCTGTCTGGCTGCGCTGGCGCATCATCCGGGCGAAGGGTCGCGTTTGGTTGCCGGTGCGGACATCTCTCCGAAGGCGTTGGCGACATTCAGGGAAAAGTATGGCGAAGACGTTTTCACGACCGATGATTACCGGCAGGTGCTGGCCCGTGAGGATGTCGAGGCGGTCTTCATTACGACGCCGGATTTCTGGCATGAGGAGATGGCGATTGCGGCGCTGGAGGCCGGCAAGGCGGTCTATCTGGAAAAGCCGATGGCGATCACCATCGAAGGCTGCGACCGGATTCTCGAAACGGCTTACCGTACCGGTTCCAAATTGTATCTGGGACACAACATGCGCCATTTTCCGGTCATCAACCAGATGAAGGATATCGTCGATTCCGGTCTGATCGGTGAAGTGCAGGCGGCCTGGTGCCGCCATTTCATCAGCTACGGCGGCGATGCCTATTTCAAGGACTGGCATTCCGAGCAGCGTTTCAGCAACGGTCTGCTGCTGCAGAAGGGTGCCCACGACATCGATGTCATTCATTATGTCTGCAGCGGTTACACCAATGCGGTCAGCGGCATGGGCAAGTTGAGCGTTTATGACAAATGCGCCCGCCGTTCGCCGGAAACGCCGGGCAATGCGTCCTGGAGCGATGAAAACTGGCCGCCGATGAGCCAGGTCGGCCTTTCGCCGATCATCGATGTCGAAGATCACAACATGATTCTGATGCAGTTGGACAACGGTGTGCAGGCCGCTTACATGCAGTGCCATTATGCGCCGGATGCCGAACGCAATTACACGTTCATCGGCACGCACGGCCGGGTGGAGAACATCGGCGACTACGGCCAATGCGAAGTGCACGTCTGGACCCGGCGCGGCCCGCGGGCGACGCCGGATATCATTTACAAGCTCAAGGAAGTGGCCGGCAGTCATGGCGGTTCCGATCCGGACATCGTCAAAACTTTCGTCGATTTCGTCCGCTTCGGCAAGAAGACCAAGACTTCGCCGATCGCGGCCCGCAATGCGGTGGCCGTCGGCGTCAGGGGCCATGAGTCGATGCGCGGCGACGGAGCCCGCAAGACGATTCCGCCGGTGGCGCAGTATCTGATCGATTATTTCGAGAACGGTCAGAAAAAATAA
- a CDS encoding RNA-binding protein, protein MNIYIGNMPYSMSENDLDRAFSSYGAVDSVRLVTDRDTGRPKGFGFVEMHDTAEAQAAIAGLNGSSHDSRTIVVNEARPREERTHSNNGFRRSGNRY, encoded by the coding sequence ATGAACATCTATATTGGAAACATGCCTTACTCGATGAGTGAAAATGATCTCGACCGGGCCTTCTCCAGCTACGGCGCCGTGGACAGCGTCCGGCTGGTTACCGACCGCGATACCGGCCGGCCCAAGGGGTTCGGCTTCGTCGAAATGCACGATACGGCCGAAGCGCAGGCGGCGATTGCCGGCCTGAACGGTTCCAGCCATGACAGCCGGACGATTGTTGTCAACGAGGCCAGGCCGCGCGAAGAGCGCACCCACAGCAATAACGGCTTCCGCCGCAGCGGCAACCGCTATTAA
- a CDS encoding MBL fold metallo-hydrolase, with the protein MDHFITLPVGLLETNCYLVPVGKRLYLIDPGADAPEIIEAAGQFDYDEAIILLTHAHVDHIGAVGATARALSAKRILLSAADEPLYASKENQLLPYLPRVTDLPPTSAKFDGLDCEVIFTPGHTPGGCCYYFQSIPAIFVGDTLFAGSIGRTDLPGGSGRTLLESIQQRLMVLPDDLKFYPGHGPAGSIGHEKKYNPYLAGC; encoded by the coding sequence ATGGATCATTTCATTACGTTACCGGTCGGCCTGTTGGAGACGAACTGTTATCTGGTGCCGGTCGGAAAACGCCTGTACCTCATCGACCCGGGGGCCGACGCCCCTGAAATCATTGAAGCGGCCGGACAATTCGACTACGACGAAGCGATCATCCTGCTGACCCATGCCCATGTCGATCACATCGGCGCGGTCGGCGCGACGGCGCGGGCGTTGTCGGCCAAACGCATTCTGCTAAGCGCGGCAGATGAACCGCTGTACGCCAGCAAAGAGAACCAACTGCTGCCCTATTTGCCGCGCGTGACCGATCTGCCGCCGACCTCGGCAAAATTCGACGGCCTGGACTGCGAAGTCATCTTCACCCCCGGTCATACGCCGGGCGGCTGCTGTTATTATTTCCAATCGATTCCGGCAATTTTTGTCGGCGACACTCTCTTCGCCGGCTCCATCGGCCGGACCGATCTGCCGGGCGGCAGCGGCCGGACTTTGCTCGAATCGATTCAGCAGCGGCTGATGGTTCTGCCGGACGACCTGAAATTCTACCCGGGCCACGGACCGGCCGGCTCCATCGGGCATGAGAAGAAATACAATCCTTATCTCGCCGGCTGCTGA
- a CDS encoding 1-acyl-sn-glycerol-3-phosphate acyltransferase, whose translation MPHSFVQDSYDTPEGGQDLASRLLLNCRFYFYLRTCFNFYRIGKCARQGRFHRQNQAYYSRLNFDLLERCGARIHLRGLQNLSAEPGPFVLAGNHMSSIETMILNAFVSPRLDFTFVIKRGLFSVPFLRQAMRAIGAIGVGQLDAREDFKIIMEQGCQRLQSGQSVLIFPEAARCFEFRPERFNTIAVKLARSAGVKIIPFALKTDFITRGRLIAECGPVHPENRICFEFGAPLPVIGNGRETQRQIIDFIAGRCRQWRRAAPVVSMPNRETPLLEPTPIR comes from the coding sequence ATGCCACATTCTTTTGTCCAAGACAGCTATGACACGCCGGAAGGCGGTCAGGACCTGGCTTCCCGGCTGTTGCTGAATTGCCGTTTTTATTTTTACTTGCGCACCTGCTTCAATTTTTACCGCATCGGCAAATGCGCCCGCCAAGGCCGTTTTCACCGGCAGAACCAGGCCTATTATTCCCGGTTGAATTTTGATTTGCTGGAGCGCTGCGGCGCCCGGATTCATTTGCGGGGCCTGCAGAATTTGTCCGCCGAGCCCGGCCCTTTCGTGCTGGCCGGCAACCACATGAGTTCGATCGAGACGATGATTCTCAACGCTTTCGTTTCGCCGCGGCTGGATTTTACTTTCGTCATCAAGCGGGGGTTGTTTTCCGTCCCGTTTTTACGGCAGGCGATGCGCGCCATCGGCGCCATCGGCGTCGGGCAGCTCGACGCCAGGGAGGATTTCAAAATCATTATGGAACAGGGATGCCAGCGGCTGCAGAGCGGTCAGTCGGTCTTGATTTTTCCCGAAGCGGCCCGTTGCTTCGAATTCCGGCCCGAGCGTTTCAATACCATTGCGGTCAAGCTGGCCAGAAGCGCGGGGGTCAAAATCATTCCTTTTGCCCTCAAAACCGATTTCATCACCCGCGGCCGCCTGATTGCCGAGTGCGGCCCGGTCCATCCGGAAAACCGGATTTGTTTCGAATTCGGCGCGCCGCTGCCGGTGATCGGCAACGGCAGGGAGACGCAGCGCCAGATCATCGATTTCATTGCCGGACGTTGTCGGCAGTGGCGCCGGGCCGCCCCGGTCGTTTCGATGCCGAATCGCGAAACTCCGCTGCTTGAACCAACGCCGATCCGTTGA
- a CDS encoding type II secretion system protein, with protein MKKHDFTLIELLVVIAIIAILASMLLPALGKAKASAQSIKCLNNVKQIGMANVFYQGDYDDWVMNPELKRDNDGWMLFYELIQDYGFGLGSISCPASSSTPVDWHDVLWNGNACYGINYWSVGYQAFYTSEWYRKPHKISEFDPFGKISDMIYAADSYTAAEAAAFDSGVWHRCTLISMEAPCYPHPQGKTWMGCAVAVRHNNCANMVALDGHAESVKAPELLWREKRWSPRNFPEGLAIDYTND; from the coding sequence ATGAAAAAACATGACTTCACATTGATCGAATTGCTGGTCGTGATTGCGATCATCGCCATTCTTGCCAGTATGCTGCTGCCGGCGCTCGGCAAAGCCAAGGCTTCCGCTCAGAGTATCAAATGCCTCAACAACGTCAAGCAGATCGGCATGGCCAATGTTTTCTATCAGGGCGACTACGACGACTGGGTGATGAACCCGGAGCTGAAACGCGACAACGACGGCTGGATGCTCTTTTATGAACTGATCCAGGATTACGGCTTCGGGCTCGGTTCGATCAGTTGTCCGGCCTCGTCCTCCACCCCGGTCGACTGGCACGATGTCCTGTGGAACGGCAATGCCTGTTACGGCATCAATTACTGGAGTGTCGGCTATCAGGCGTTTTACACCAGTGAATGGTACCGGAAACCGCACAAAATCAGCGAATTCGATCCGTTCGGCAAAATTTCCGATATGATCTACGCCGCCGACAGTTATACCGCCGCCGAAGCCGCCGCTTTCGATTCGGGCGTCTGGCACCGCTGCACCCTCATTTCGATGGAGGCGCCATGTTACCCGCATCCGCAGGGCAAGACCTGGATGGGCTGCGCGGTGGCGGTCCGTCACAACAATTGCGCCAATATGGTCGCGCTGGACGGCCATGCCGAAAGCGTCAAAGCACCGGAATTGCTCTGGCGGGAAAAACGCTGGAGTCCCCGGAATTTTCCGGAAGGTCTGGCCATCGACTACACCAATGACTGA
- a CDS encoding Bax inhibitor-1/YccA family protein yields MLNNSYERNPDRYGSYAATSPQISFLNQVYGWMCLGLLLTAGISGWMAATPGLVEKLMMQRGLFWGLLIGELLLVIWLSAGIGRMSSTTATVAFLGYAALNGVVLSGIFLVYTQASLFSTFLATAATFGGMSFYGYTTKRDLSSIGSLCIMALWGVIIGSIINLFWANNMLYWLVTYLGIAVFVGLTAYDTQKIRELAMNISDSDSSLVRKLAILGALRLYLDFINLFLLLLRIFGNRR; encoded by the coding sequence ATGTTGAACAATTCTTACGAACGAAATCCGGACCGGTACGGCAGCTATGCCGCCACCTCGCCGCAGATCTCTTTTCTCAACCAGGTTTACGGCTGGATGTGCCTCGGCCTGCTGCTGACCGCCGGGATTTCCGGCTGGATGGCGGCAACGCCGGGACTGGTGGAAAAATTGATGATGCAGCGCGGACTGTTCTGGGGCTTGCTGATCGGGGAACTGCTGCTGGTCATCTGGCTGTCAGCCGGAATCGGCCGGATGTCGTCCACCACGGCGACCGTGGCGTTTCTCGGTTATGCGGCGTTGAACGGCGTCGTGTTGTCCGGCATCTTTCTGGTCTATACCCAGGCCTCGCTATTTTCCACTTTTCTGGCGACGGCAGCCACCTTCGGCGGCATGAGTTTCTACGGCTATACGACCAAGCGCGACCTGTCCAGCATCGGCAGTTTGTGCATCATGGCTTTGTGGGGCGTAATCATCGGATCGATCATTAATCTATTCTGGGCCAACAACATGCTGTATTGGCTGGTCACCTATCTCGGCATCGCCGTTTTCGTCGGGCTGACCGCCTATGATACTCAGAAAATCCGCGAACTGGCGATGAATATTTCCGACTCGGACAGCAGTCTGGTCCGGAAACTGGCGATCCTCGGGGCTTTGAGGCTCTATCTGGATTTCATCAACCTCTTCCTGCTGCTGCTGCGCATTTTCGGCAACCGGCGGTAA
- a CDS encoding S41 family peptidase — protein MTTFGSFLRPMPSAGRVFLLSLLLTAANLLRAEPAAAVAETAFQKEDPYPQIMLLTNVMEILRDNYVDENKVTYERLIAGALRGMLRELDPYSAYDTPEEHRRNSDDLNGQQVGLGVMVRKNDYEAVKVMAVIPNSSAAQAGIQAGDWLVEVDGFSTLDATLEECMRRLSGPVDSEVQLKVYREEEDELHEVTVTRCAFARNSVPSNGIEMLPGGYGYIRIESFTSNTPAELDRALKQLNQKSMHALVLDLRNNPGGLLDAALAVCDRFLGASELLLFIEGRRESDREVFYAGDSTVKYLNLPLAILVNGHSASAAEIVSGCLKDHRRAALIGEKTFGKGSVQRVHQLNNAGAIRFTIAKYYTPSRNLIHGVGIEPDLEVELPEEEELPLKLLREPAGLRMTLEDGSEWNDTQLQEALFYLEKETGANSDR, from the coding sequence ATGACGACTTTTGGTTCTTTTCTCCGTCCGATGCCGTCGGCGGGACGGGTGTTTTTGTTGAGTTTGCTGTTGACGGCCGCCAACCTGCTGCGGGCCGAACCGGCGGCCGCGGTGGCGGAAACCGCTTTCCAGAAGGAAGATCCTTATCCGCAAATCATGCTGCTGACCAATGTCATGGAGATTTTGCGCGACAATTATGTCGATGAAAATAAAGTGACCTACGAACGTTTGATCGCCGGAGCTTTGCGCGGCATGCTGCGGGAACTCGATCCCTACAGTGCTTATGACACGCCGGAAGAACACCGGCGCAATTCCGATGATTTGAACGGCCAGCAGGTCGGTCTTGGCGTTATGGTCCGCAAGAACGATTACGAAGCGGTCAAGGTGATGGCGGTCATTCCGAATTCTTCTGCCGCCCAGGCCGGCATTCAGGCCGGCGACTGGCTGGTGGAAGTGGACGGTTTTTCCACCTTGGATGCCACGCTGGAAGAGTGCATGCGGCGTCTCAGCGGCCCGGTCGACAGCGAAGTGCAGTTGAAGGTCTACCGCGAGGAGGAGGATGAATTGCATGAGGTGACGGTGACGCGTTGCGCCTTTGCGCGCAATTCGGTGCCTTCCAACGGTATAGAAATGCTGCCGGGCGGCTACGGTTATATCCGGATCGAGAGTTTTACCAGCAATACGCCGGCAGAGCTGGACCGGGCGCTGAAGCAGCTCAACCAGAAAAGCATGCATGCGCTGGTGCTGGATTTGCGCAACAATCCGGGCGGCCTTCTGGATGCGGCGCTGGCGGTCTGCGACCGTTTTCTCGGCGCCAGTGAATTGCTGCTGTTTATCGAGGGGCGGCGGGAAAGTGATCGTGAAGTGTTCTATGCCGGCGATTCGACGGTGAAATATCTGAATCTGCCGCTGGCGATTCTGGTCAACGGGCACAGCGCCAGCGCGGCGGAGATCGTTTCCGGCTGCTTGAAGGATCACCGGCGGGCTGCTTTGATCGGAGAGAAAACCTTCGGCAAGGGGTCCGTGCAGCGGGTCCACCAGTTGAACAATGCCGGGGCGATCCGTTTTACGATCGCCAAATATTATACGCCGAGCCGCAATTTGATTCACGGCGTCGGCATCGAACCGGATCTGGAGGTGGAACTGCCGGAGGAAGAGGAGTTGCCGCTCAAGCTGTTGCGGGAACCGGCGGGATTGCGGATGACGCTCGAAGATGGTTCCGAATGGAACGATACGCAGTTGCAGGAAGCGCTTTTCTATCTGGAAAAAGAGACCGGCGCCAATTCCGACCGTTGA
- a CDS encoding AraC family transcriptional regulator, with the protein MLEALPTFSHAGRCRGQRVVPVHDHDGCELVYVKCGRCDSVFQTGAGEVRLGAETGQLFVIPPRTPHNQIDLEMTETIYVVFQPIEEFDSTLRVTGPFHDELFEEWLAALQVLNNASKFRQCRALLYALLIRFCDLEQHQNQNERLPPQLRRALHFIDLHYTDAGLAIADIAVHTAVSIGYLQKLFRLYLGLSPQQYVQDKRMYLARQLLRNPYLFISEVGQKCGYRSPNYFSRIFRRHNQMTPEEFREYITPKLAPETAE; encoded by the coding sequence ATGCTGGAAGCTTTGCCGACTTTTTCCCATGCCGGCCGTTGCCGGGGACAGCGGGTCGTACCGGTGCACGATCATGACGGCTGTGAGCTGGTCTACGTCAAATGCGGCCGCTGCGATTCGGTTTTTCAGACTGGCGCCGGGGAGGTGAGGCTGGGGGCGGAAACCGGGCAATTGTTCGTGATTCCGCCGCGGACGCCGCACAATCAGATCGATCTGGAAATGACCGAAACCATCTATGTCGTTTTTCAGCCGATTGAGGAGTTCGACAGTACCTTGCGGGTGACCGGGCCTTTTCATGACGAACTGTTCGAGGAGTGGCTGGCGGCGCTGCAGGTCCTGAACAATGCCTCGAAATTCCGGCAGTGCCGGGCTTTGCTCTATGCGCTGCTGATCCGTTTCTGCGATCTGGAGCAGCATCAGAATCAGAACGAACGGCTGCCGCCGCAGTTGCGTCGGGCCTTGCATTTCATCGATCTGCATTATACCGATGCCGGTCTGGCGATTGCCGATATCGCCGTCCATACGGCGGTCAGCATCGGTTATCTGCAGAAATTGTTCCGGCTGTACCTGGGACTCTCGCCGCAGCAATACGTTCAGGACAAACGGATGTACCTGGCCCGGCAGTTGCTGCGCAACCCTTATTTGTTCATTTCGGAGGTCGGTCAGAAATGCGGCTACCGGTCGCCGAATTATTTTTCCCGCATCTTCCGGCGGCATAACCAGATGACCCCGGAGGAGTTCCGGGAGTATATCACGCCGAAGCTGGCTCCGGAAACCGCGGAATGA
- a CDS encoding lipopolysaccharide assembly protein LapB has protein sequence MKSFWKFGAVSVLAGSAFLVGAVEIGDAAPEVEVAAWLREGETLEIRPGETYLLGFMSGDDRLDRMTLAMLAGCQKKLADRGLQSAVFFSGDELPPADGPLLRNAHYPVGLTPKFQSVAGFLPSGEVLLPLLVIVNREGKVVWRGDLDEMRRVLIPILDGTFDYRAAEARLKLFLAIGEQMQQEDYEAALKLIEDGLAANPDDEQLVAFECYIYVTYLKEVAKAMETVNAALQQYPENYDFYLLKLKLLEQQPDLAEADETYQAMIEHLGREPARLLELAEALLAQETGPIRIAPALGAARKAYQEREQLTITERIRAITALAQCCQRIGRLSEAVRLQEEALELAKGAAEEPLIVEQLEFYRAAEALGRDFSLDE, from the coding sequence ATGAAATCGTTTTGGAAATTCGGGGCGGTGTCGGTTCTGGCCGGCTCCGCCTTTTTGGTCGGCGCCGTAGAGATTGGCGACGCGGCGCCGGAGGTGGAGGTGGCTGCCTGGCTGCGGGAAGGGGAGACGCTGGAGATCCGGCCCGGAGAAACTTATCTGCTGGGGTTCATGAGCGGCGACGACCGGCTCGACCGCATGACGCTGGCGATGCTGGCCGGTTGCCAGAAGAAGCTGGCGGACCGCGGTTTGCAGAGTGCGGTTTTCTTCAGCGGCGACGAGTTGCCGCCGGCTGACGGCCCGTTGCTGCGCAATGCCCATTATCCGGTCGGGTTGACGCCGAAATTCCAGTCGGTGGCTGGTTTCCTGCCGTCCGGCGAAGTGCTGCTGCCGCTGCTGGTCATCGTCAACCGGGAAGGGAAAGTGGTCTGGCGCGGCGATCTCGATGAAATGCGCCGGGTGCTGATTCCGATTCTGGATGGCACGTTCGATTACCGGGCGGCCGAGGCGCGGCTCAAATTGTTCCTGGCGATCGGCGAACAAATGCAGCAGGAGGATTACGAAGCGGCGCTGAAGCTGATCGAGGACGGCTTGGCGGCCAATCCGGACGACGAGCAGTTGGTGGCGTTCGAATGCTACATTTATGTGACCTATTTGAAAGAGGTTGCCAAGGCGATGGAAACGGTCAATGCCGCTTTGCAGCAGTATCCGGAAAATTACGATTTTTATCTGCTGAAGTTGAAATTGCTTGAGCAGCAGCCGGATTTGGCTGAGGCCGACGAAACCTATCAGGCGATGATCGAGCACTTGGGGCGCGAGCCGGCCCGGCTGTTGGAATTGGCCGAGGCGCTGCTGGCGCAGGAGACCGGACCGATCCGGATTGCGCCGGCGTTGGGTGCGGCGCGCAAAGCCTACCAGGAACGGGAGCAGTTGACGATTACCGAGCGGATTCGGGCGATTACGGCGTTGGCGCAATGCTGCCAGCGGATCGGACGGTTGAGCGAAGCGGTGCGATTGCAGGAAGAGGCGCTGGAGTTGGCCAAGGGAGCGGCCGAAGAACCGCTGATCGTCGAACAGTTGGAATTTTACCGGGCCGCCGAAGCACTGGGCCGGGACTTTTCTCTGGACGAGTGA
- a CDS encoding hemolysin III family protein — MRNAVPEVISNFYSPNEEIANTITHAVGLFAGIGGLIALFVAALPAKPLTMTVFLIYGLSLLSMYLASTAYHAVRNDRVKLCCRRLDHCSIYLLIAGTYTPLLMLAVGGGSGLALLIVMWSIAAVGIVVKCFTLENCYGLSVLLYLAMGWLSLIVIRSLIVGLSTTGLALLVAGGLVYTFGIIFFLSNRPYSHTVWHLFVLCGSSLHFLMIIGLR, encoded by the coding sequence ATGCGTAATGCTGTCCCGGAAGTCATATCAAATTTTTATTCACCGAACGAAGAAATCGCCAACACCATCACCCACGCCGTCGGCCTGTTCGCCGGAATCGGCGGATTGATCGCGTTGTTTGTCGCGGCGCTGCCGGCAAAGCCGCTGACCATGACGGTCTTCCTGATTTACGGCCTTTCGCTGTTGAGCATGTATCTGGCTTCGACCGCCTATCATGCGGTTCGCAACGATCGAGTGAAATTGTGCTGCCGCCGGCTGGATCACTGTTCGATTTATCTGTTGATTGCCGGGACGTACACGCCGTTGCTGATGCTTGCCGTCGGCGGCGGCAGCGGCCTGGCTCTGTTGATCGTCATGTGGTCGATCGCCGCCGTCGGGATTGTCGTCAAATGCTTTACCCTGGAGAATTGTTACGGTTTGTCGGTGCTGCTCTACCTGGCGATGGGCTGGCTGAGCCTGATTGTCATCCGTTCCCTGATTGTGGGGCTGAGTACGACCGGACTCGCCTTGCTGGTTGCCGGCGGGCTGGTGTATACTTTCGGAATCATTTTCTTTTTGAGCAACCGTCCTTACAGCCACACCGTCTGGCATCTGTTTGTACTTTGCGGCAGTTCGTTGCATTTTCTGATGATTATCGGTCTTCGCTGA
- a CDS encoding DUF4091 domain-containing protein gives MIRKKLRMLLGILAGIAAGASSGYGATLILEDFQIPYPETYWNFRATKTEVLSGDEGNQLQLTYPKWSEGQERWPAAILECGSGKFQTADWRGYAAFAMTVFNESADFTIRFRLDDAHGNQYGTSFFLPKGEETVCIIPIRELAERLDVTQMVRWDLWLEMPPENRVIRLSDIRLADEPYTHRNVEALCRRQLKRLETAVQQLQATQGTAYTDQLLADIEQWQAIFTAPEHRSAKIAASREPRLEQLEQLTLAAAFFAGRQDDFTVYPVAPTRKFRQNQVPGTAVPETEIRLDAARGEAESRQLLVFANRKPLREVTYHSTPLTDEAGNQLFPELSVVGYVPVANPTRPGYGFGLRGDYPDILLPNQPFEVPAFHNQALWFSVWVPVNAAPGCYRGLITVTAANAPEIKLPVTLQVYAATIPKLGKLKTSWSYHAILARPEYYGADWTAELADAFIRQNLKYRFSVDRFAYDMTLDLPDTLPWNRVFQVDDGGNVAADWQEFDRRVEYWLAQGKNTFKNYYPGWLDKKSNLAAPAIEAQKLQLISRHLAEKGWADYFYLYVFDEPPPGEADNIKEVCDWIHRQGDNLNVILTSCHDNESEYVGYADIFVPHINVYDPAFGAERQAAGNQYWMYTCIGTAFTTYPDTWKIDSCGTAHRAIGWWLYKYGAQGYLYWELDWWWKNPWETAETFPNGNGDGSMFYPAPDRQSLPYPSIRAELTRDGFEDYELLHLLAERYAGNPPDEVNTLLTAAEIIEAPDRYHQAGDDDFIRLHRRLLELLD, from the coding sequence ATGATTCGAAAAAAGCTGCGAATGCTGCTCGGCATACTTGCCGGTATCGCCGCCGGCGCCTCCTCCGGCTATGGAGCGACCCTGATTCTGGAAGATTTTCAAATCCCGTACCCGGAAACTTACTGGAACTTCCGGGCGACGAAAACTGAAGTATTGTCGGGTGATGAGGGCAATCAGCTGCAATTGACCTATCCGAAATGGTCGGAAGGCCAGGAAAGGTGGCCGGCCGCCATTCTGGAGTGCGGCAGCGGCAAATTTCAGACCGCGGACTGGCGCGGTTATGCGGCGTTCGCCATGACTGTTTTCAACGAATCGGCCGACTTCACCATCCGCTTCCGGCTGGATGATGCCCACGGCAACCAATACGGCACCAGTTTTTTCCTGCCGAAAGGCGAAGAAACCGTCTGCATCATTCCAATCCGGGAACTCGCCGAACGGCTGGACGTCACCCAAATGGTCCGTTGGGATCTCTGGCTGGAAATGCCGCCGGAAAACCGGGTCATCCGCCTGAGCGATATCCGCCTCGCCGATGAACCGTACACTCACCGGAATGTCGAAGCGCTGTGCCGCCGGCAGTTGAAACGGCTGGAAACGGCAGTTCAACAATTGCAGGCCACCCAAGGCACCGCCTATACCGATCAGTTACTGGCGGACATCGAACAATGGCAGGCAATCTTTACAGCCCCGGAGCACCGGTCAGCGAAAATCGCCGCCAGCCGGGAACCCCGGCTGGAGCAATTGGAGCAATTGACCTTGGCGGCGGCTTTTTTCGCCGGCCGCCAGGATGACTTCACCGTCTACCCGGTCGCTCCAACCCGGAAATTCCGGCAGAACCAAGTACCGGGAACAGCCGTTCCGGAAACGGAAATTCGTCTGGATGCCGCCAGGGGCGAAGCGGAAAGCCGGCAGTTGCTGGTTTTCGCCAACCGCAAGCCGCTGCGCGAAGTCACCTATCACAGCACCCCGCTGACCGATGAAGCCGGCAACCAGTTGTTCCCCGAACTTTCGGTGGTCGGGTATGTTCCGGTCGCCAATCCGACCAGGCCGGGCTATGGCTTCGGCCTTCGCGGCGATTATCCGGATATCCTGCTGCCGAACCAGCCGTTTGAAGTGCCCGCTTTTCACAATCAGGCGTTGTGGTTCTCGGTCTGGGTACCGGTCAACGCCGCGCCGGGCTGTTACCGCGGCCTCATCACCGTCACAGCGGCCAATGCGCCGGAAATCAAACTGCCGGTCACGTTGCAGGTTTATGCCGCGACGATTCCGAAACTGGGAAAATTGAAAACCAGCTGGTCATATCACGCCATCCTCGCCCGGCCGGAATATTACGGCGCCGACTGGACGGCGGAACTGGCCGACGCCTTCATCCGCCAGAACCTGAAATACCGCTTTTCCGTCGATCGTTTCGCTTACGACATGACACTCGACCTGCCGGATACCTTGCCCTGGAACCGTGTTTTTCAAGTCGATGACGGCGGAAACGTGGCCGCCGACTGGCAGGAGTTCGACCGGCGGGTCGAATACTGGCTCGCACAGGGCAAAAATACCTTCAAAAATTATTATCCAGGCTGGCTGGATAAAAAATCCAACCTCGCCGCTCCGGCAATCGAAGCGCAGAAGCTGCAGCTGATCAGCCGCCATCTGGCCGAAAAGGGCTGGGCAGACTATTTCTATCTGTATGTCTTCGATGAACCGCCGCCGGGGGAAGCCGACAATATCAAAGAAGTCTGCGACTGGATTCACCGACAGGGCGACAACCTCAACGTCATCCTGACCAGTTGCCATGACAATGAAAGCGAATATGTCGGTTATGCCGATATCTTCGTGCCTCATATCAATGTCTATGATCCGGCCTTCGGCGCAGAGCGCCAAGCCGCCGGCAACCAGTACTGGATGTACACCTGCATCGGCACGGCATTCACCACTTACCCGGACACCTGGAAAATCGATTCCTGCGGCACCGCCCACCGGGCGATCGGCTGGTGGCTTTACAAATATGGAGCGCAAGGCTACCTCTACTGGGAATTGGACTGGTGGTGGAAAAATCCCTGGGAAACCGCCGAAACCTTTCCGAACGGCAACGGCGACGGCTCGATGTTTTATCCGGCGCCGGACCGCCAATCGCTACCCTACCCTTCGATCCGGGCCGAACTGACCCGCGACGGCTTCGAAGATTACGAACTGCTGCATCTGCTGGCCGAGCGTTATGCCGGCAACCCGCCGGATGAAGTGAACACCCTGCTGACTGCCGCCGAAATCATCGAAGCGCCGGATCGCTACCACCAGGCCGGCGACGACGACTTCATCCGGCTGCACCGGCGACTGCTGGAATTGCTCGATTGA